The region CAAACACTCCGAAACCGCTTCAGATTGGAAGCAAGAATGCCCTGTGTGTGGTCGCATGTGTCGTCTATCAAGCGCCATACAGCCCTGACATAAGACGTAGCGCATACGGCTTTGAGCTCGGGATACCACAAGGCTCCGGAGTTTGGATAGGAGCGTTAGACCCCAGAGGGACTTATTTCAATGTGCGCCTAATCTACATGGATATGCCATGCGCTGGAAGATTGAGACGTTCCACAAGATCCTGAAGTCTGGCTGCAAAGCAGAAGACGTCAAGCTTCGCACCGCTAAACGGCTCGTTAATCTCATCGCCATCCTCTGTCTCATTAGTTGGCGATTCTTCTGGATGACGATGTTGAGCCGGACCAGACCCGAGGCTTCGCCGCAAATGGCGCTGACTCCAACCGAGATCTACTTACTGGATCAATTGGTAAGCGACTCACCCAGGGACTATCCCGTAAGTTCGCATTCCTGACCCCACGTCAAAACATCCTTCCAGAACGGCCCACCTGCGTTAGTGTCTATCAGCAGCGTTACGCTCCACTCGATCCTTGTCCACCCGCCAGCCTGCTCGCTTCAGCAGCGCCGTGATCCGGCGATAGCCATAACGACCGTACTGGCTGGCAAGCTGAACGATCGCCTGCGTGAGCGCATCTTCGTCTTCCCGCCGGATCGCACGGTAGCGCTGCGTGCCGCGCGGCTGACTGGCCAGCCGGCATGCCCTGCGCTCCGTCACGAGCGCAGCCATCGAAGACATGGAGAGTTTTCAGAAGCAATACCCTGGCGCTCATTTCGTCATCGAGAACGTCTCCACGCACCACGAGGTCGCCCTCTTCAAGTGGGTGCTCGTCTTGCCTGACGGCAAGGTCACGGTGAAAGGCCACGATTGCATTTGCTTCTCACCAGCCGGAAAAATCGTGAGTCTGCTCACATTTGGTCCGGCGTCCCCGAAGTTATAACCAACGAGCCCGTAGCGAAACTGCTGCGGGCTTTACTGTTCTTGTTGCTCTTTTTTTATCCTTCTAAAGGTTCTGTTCTTGGTGGTGTTTTCCAACACTCGTTTCCGGCGCGTAGCCGGGCTGAAAACGTACATTGGCCTGTTGGCAGCAGTTGAGATTCGAGTTACCTGGGTTGCTGGACGTTAGCCGACTCGTTATTCATTTGTATTCATCGCACTTGGGGTTCACGCAGGGATCTTTCATCCGTGCATCGTGCGATAGGTAGATTCTATGTCTCCAGGCTGCCGTCACTCGAATCGAGTTGTCTCGAAGCAGTCCGAAGTTCCCGATAGAAAGTTACGAGTGCCTCAAGATTGAATGCCCGATTAAGCCCACTTGGGTTCGGCAGGACCCAAACGTGCGCACCGCTAAAGCGCATAGCCTGCGGCCCCCAATCGACTCTTCTCTGCCGGAAGATCGCGGCAAAGGCGGGTTTACCGAGAAAAGCCACGTAGCGTGGCTGATAATGCCGAAGCGTTCGTTCCAGGGCCGTTGCAGCTTCGTGAAATTCATGGCCCGAAAGCTCGCTGGCTCTCACGGTCGGCCGCTCTACCGCAGCCGTCAAGCCGCACCCGAATTGAAGAATTGTGCGATCGTTTTCGGGTTTGATCACGTGTGGAGTAAACCCGGCCAGGTGAAGGACGCGCCAGAATCGGTTGCTGTGGCTTGAGAAGTGGTGCCCCGCCCGGGCTGCACTCAGTGCGG is a window of Granulicella tundricola MP5ACTX9 DNA encoding:
- the mug gene encoding G/U mismatch-specific DNA glycosylase, coding for MAKPIGTADWTWKGIWRFCINAENLAVVRHATAPTLRLSDLLRRNLDVVFCGINPALSAARAGHHFSSHSNRFWRVLHLAGFTPHVIKPENDRTILQFGCGLTAAVERPTVRASELSGHEFHEAATALERTLRHYQPRYVAFLGKPAFAAIFRQRRVDWGPQAMRFSGAHVWVLPNPSGLNRAFNLEALVTFYRELRTASRQLDSSDGSLET